A single window of Chloroflexota bacterium DNA harbors:
- a CDS encoding type II toxin-antitoxin system HicA family toxin: MSKLPSLPYTKIIRTLQRDGWTVVRQRGSHIRLQKRVGDEVLKLTIPAHRPVKRSTLAHILKQARLDVERFLQLL; this comes from the coding sequence GTGAGCAAGCTTCCAAGCCTGCCTTACACCAAAATCATCCGCACCTTGCAAAGAGACGGGTGGACAGTTGTGCGCCAGCGTGGTAGCCACATTAGGCTGCAGAAGCGGGTCGGAGACGAGGTGCTGAAGCTGACCATCCCTGCCCATCGCCCTGTGAAACGTTCCACTCTCGCCCATATCCTGAAGCAAGCCCGTCTGGATGTTGAGCGATTTCTTCAATTATTATGA